From the genome of Bicyclus anynana chromosome 26, ilBicAnyn1.1, whole genome shotgun sequence:
gctgcggctcacagctgcacgaggctcgcacacttgtgatgcatcacatgcagcgtcgttgtataccgacttgttctgcagcacgagtgagtcaccgctgcggctcacagctgcacgaggctcgcacacttgtgatgcatcacatgcagcgtcgttgtatactgacttgttctgcagcacgagtgagtcaccgctgcggctcacagctgcacgaggctcgcacacttgtgatgcatcacatgcagcgtcgttgtatactgacttgttctgcagcacgagtgagtcaccgctgcggctcacagctgcacgaggctcgcacacttgtgatgcatcacatgcagcgtcgttgtatactgacttgttctgcagcacgagtgagtcaccgctgcggctcacagctgcacgaggctcgcacacttgtgatgcatcacatgcagcgtcgttgtatactgacttgttctgcagcacgagtgagtcaccgctgcggctcacagctgcacgaggctcgcacacttgtgatgcatcacatgcagcgtcgccGCCAACTACCTGCCAAATACAAAACTCATTCATAACACGACTGTCCGTCCGCAAAGGGTATTGTATGATAGATATGCAGAGGCCATACACCACCTCCATCAAGAAGTAAACATCTCAcctgaatgaatgatgaatgtttgCTTAAATGTTCCAAGTATGTAATTTCTTGCAGAAACTCCTTATCACAAAATGAACATTCAAAGACAACACTTTCACTCTTTATGGAACTCTCTGTTTCAGTATGTTCTGTGACTGCAGCCCAGCAAGCTGTTGCTTTGTTATGAAGAGCTTCACCTATAGCTTCGTCCAGTAGTCTAGATTCCAGCTCGATGCTCATGTCAGAGTATTCATCGTTCAAGACACAGTCATTGTTGGAACGGTTTCTGTCATTGTCATCTTTGTGTACCAATGTAGAGTTATCAGCATTTGACATGGAGTCAGAACTGTATTCATTCTTCACCACAACTGATGCAACATCTTTCACTACAGATTCCTCTGCTGCTGTCTGTTCCTCTTCATCAGTGTGATCTATGTACAAGTCACAGTAGTCTGCTCCTAACGTCGTCTGTGTTAAGTTACACTGCAGATGTTTTGTTGCGCAGTTCATCAGTTCCTTATGTTGAATAGTAATCTGAAACAATTGAACTGTTTGCTTTCCTTCAGATACTTTACTAAAGGAAGGTAACAAcataatgtcatcatcatcatcatcatcatcattagcctatCAGACTACAGAGCGATAGATACATCCTTCCTTAGATGACTGGGCATTTGTACCTTAGATTccccacactgctccaatgcagattggtggGCTCAGGCCTACTCTGTAGTACAATCACTattagatgataatgataactgACTTAACATGGTCACAGATGCAacgggtgtaacaccaccaacttcatGACTGagaagctcaatattttatagcatgaccaaggactcaaacccaggaccccAGGATCTGCCAAATACACTTAAAGGTAACAACATGTTCTCCAATGTCAGGTTTAAGAGTGGATCAAACTAGTAAATTGTAATTACTAAATACTCACTGATTCATCTTGTGCAAGTAAGTCTGTCATCAGTGAATGGGCTCTCAAGCACAAgtctctaaatctactgaagttaatcaatctctgagcacacagcacacagagtgtttgcttcaggtttcctccacgacacaactgaaacaactgCACAGAAATATTAAAAGACAATACAGGTTTGGTAAGAGAAGTAGATAGAACTTGGGGATtcattttgtgttattttctGTGAGTGCACACTACATTACACAACAGTGCATCACTTGTTTCTCTCCATCTGAACTGAACTTTGACTCACACTCTGTCTTGGTAAAATTAATTCAACTAATTACACTTCATTTGTCAAAAtctgttgttattttttaaaaaggttcAAAGACATCTAAATACTAATTAAGGTATTTAGATGATATCTCAATTCCCTCTAAAGTTTTATCACTTAGTAGAAACAATGAAATTGTCAACTCACCGACAGTCCAGTTAGCTGTTCATATATCTCCTCCAACTTGTGTTCACTCATTAGAGACAGCTTGCTGTCAGTGTCCaggcatatcatgcacatcTGTAAGTATACCAATAGTTACTTCTACATTACTGATTGTATGTGAGTAATGCTGCTATAGGTATGTCTTAGCCCTTCCTATGTtaacaatcacaaataaaaacattatgatCAACTGACCTGCACTGTTGTAGGTATAGCATTGGAGCGAATCTGCCTTACACAACTCTTTGTTTCATAAAAGTCTTCATCTACAAAATGCTGTGAGCAGACCACAGCAGGGTCGGGCAGGTGATGGTCTTGTGTGCCGAGGGCTCTGAGCCAAGCAGCATGGAGATATTCTTCACTGGGTAACCTGGATATACACAACCAAAATAACAGCTATAGCATGTCCTGATACAGTTACATACAAGGATCAGATAATTAACATATGGACACACGCACAACATCCAGCAtagataatgaaattataaacacAGGATTCTGGAATTATTAATTTGATACTATTAGTTTTACAAGTGCTCATAACTACTTACTGATATGAAAGTAACTAAGAAAGTTTAATCATTCATTGTCAAAGCACAGTGAGTGCACAATGTCATACTTATAGCTAAGTACTTGGTTATTCTGTAGGTCAGTTGCTGCATCTCAAAAGTCAGCTAAAACTGGTTTACAGAACTGTAAGTATGCGTGTGCTACTCTGCTTGGCTGAAAGTCATCGGATAGACAGAAATAACTCTACTCACTCATGAAAGGTAATTCCTGTTCCCGCAGATGTTGACGCATTGTCTGAAGTATTTACGCAGAAAGGCACGCAGCACTGCATCTTGGTGTAGTTTGTGTTTTACgggttttaatttttctgtaagGTCACTTCGACAATTTATTTTGAAGTTTGTacttaatattgatatttataaacatttagaaaTGTTCCAATTTCCTTGATTATCagattaattttatacaataaataccgTATCCCTCTGctttttatttgtgattgtgATTAATCAcaagctcagaatacagaaaaccaccagaagccacgtttagatgtcattctatagtgcgcagtgtgtccaaactccaaaaattgtacacaacagcctgcactcgtcgcaattctcacccgcgtaatgttgctagtacatgaggctgttaaatttttccctattttgtggtaaaaaattataatgttaaaaggaaaacaataagtgtacagttcatcacattaaatgttaacttgtatgataaataataaaaacagtgggaccggttttctagtgattgctaagagtcagcaagaaaatgaactctaaaaaatttaagacaaggacaaataaataatagatataataagacggttattataaaacttatcaactaacaaactaaagaaatacatatttacaataataattttatatattccatataattatattatattattattataaatatgtatttcaatcccCAAAAAAGtctatcaaatatttttatacgagAACATGATATAAGCAATGTGCTTAAATCGTTGGACCATAGTAAGAGTGCTGGACCCGATGGTATGCctccaatttttataaaaaagacgTACAAATATCTCACGTGgcctttgaaaattatttacaacaaaTCTCTACAAACCTCAACATTTCCTGACATCTGGAAAACCGCAAATATTTTACCGATATTTAAAAAAGGTACCAAAAATAACACTCGCAATTATCGACCCATCTCTATGCTTAACACATTCTCGAAAATCTTTGAAAAACTTATATGCCCCCTATTAACCAACtactctaataatattatttcagttgACCAACACGGATTCTGTCGAAACAGATCAACGATATCAAATCTGGTAGGCTATGTATCATATGTATCTAAATGTgttgataaaaaattacaaattgacTCCATATATACTGATTTCAGTAGTGCTTTCGATAAGGTAGACCACAGTATTTTAATTCTAAAGCTATGTGGTTACGGGATCCACGAGCCATTGCTCTCGTGGTTTAGGTCATATCTGACGAATAGAACACAAAGGGTGACTATTAAGGGCCATATCTCTGATCctttcattgccacttcaggagTACCTCAAGGATCTCATTTAGGGCCTATTTTGTTCACTATGTTCATAAACGATATAACTGATAATATACGCTACAGTAAATGTTCCATTTTCGCCGACGACCTTAAGATCTATCGCATAATAAACACTATTGAAGACAGCTATCTGTTGCAAAGTGACATCAACTCTATCCAGGACTGGTGTGATCGTAACAAAATGATCCTTAACGTTTCAAAATGCGCGCATATTAAATTCACTCGTAAGAAAAAGAATACACTGAAGActaaatatttcatacaaaatcaacAGATTGAAGAGGTCACAGTTATAAGGGATCTCGGTATTATGATTGATACCAAACTTACATTTAAAGACCATATCGACCAAATACTCGCTAGAGCATGGAAATTGTTGGGGTTCATTAAACGTAATACCAAAGATTTCAGAACAACTGACTCAATTTTACACTTATATTACGCTTTGATTCGAAGTATTCTGGAGTATGCAGTCTCGGCATGGAACCCGCACTATAAAACACATACGGAAAGAATTGAGCGTATACAGCGTTCCTTCACCAGGTATCTCGCTTTCAAGGATCCCACTTCTCAATACAGAGCAGATTACAAAACAAGATTACACCACTATAAAATGCAATCCCTTGATAAACGTAGGCGTGTAGCGGATCTTGTTACCTTATACAAAATAGTCAATAGCTCAATAGATTCTCCGGACCTGTTGTATGAGGTAAACCTTAATACACAGCGACGAAATCCAAGACGACCCCTACCGATAACTTTTATACCTCACTTCTCACATAGTAACCTAGGCAGGAATTCTCCAATAAATCGGTTTATTAACGGTTACAACAGTCTGACCCGCCATGATATTGTTATCTTTCAGGACAccttgtttagttttaaaaggaaattgacataatttctgtaaatattattattattgttatttttattaattatagataaacaataatacaattgtttatttttatatattttttttttttaacttgaagtgacatttattttaaattttaactttagcttatgtattaattaatgacatccctttcttaa
Proteins encoded in this window:
- the LOC112055130 gene encoding zinc finger protein 62 isoform X1, yielding MQCCVPFCVNTSDNASTSAGTGITFHELPSEEYLHAAWLRALGTQDHHLPDPAVVCSQHFVDEDFYETKSCVRQIRSNAIPTTVQMCMICLDTDSKLSLMSEHKLEEIYEQLTGLSLFQLCRGGNLKQTLCVLCAQRLINFSRFRDLCLRAHSLMTDLLAQDESITIQHKELMNCATKHLQCNLTQTTLGADYCDLYIDHTDEEEQTAAEESVVKDVASVVVKNEYSSDSMSNADNSTLVHKDDNDRNRSNNDCVLNDEYSDMSIELESRLLDEAIGEALHNKATACWAAVTEHTETESSIKSESVVFECSFCDKEFLQEITYLEHLSKHSSFIQVVGGDAACDASQVCEPRAAVSRSGDSLVLQNKSVYNDAACDASQVCEPRAAVSRSGDSLVLQNKSVYNDAACDASQVCEPRAAVSRSGDSLVLQNKSVYNDAACDASQVCEPRAAVSRSGDSLVLQNKSVYNDAACDASQVCEPRAAVSRSGDSLVLQNKSVYNDAACDASQVCEPRAAVSRSGDSLVLQNKSVYNDAACDASQVCEPRAAVSRSGDSLVLQNKTGSRRLNDVPPPAADCAQALVAPLSARLAANNDHKVQATEEAAATRKTEQILETDIGELNNQSSQSGTKIYTDINRFTNCVVQLYDIFKKPKKTVLDENPRVKTHTRAKPYSCEICNYKCTHKSSLRQHMKTHTGEKPFCCKVCNYKSAHKCHLKRHKRIHTGVKPFSCEICNYKCTQKHHLLDHMKTHTGEKPFSCEICNYKCTQKHHLLDHMKTHTGEKPFSCEICNYRCAHKGDLKRHKRIHTGEKPFCCEICHYKCSHKGALNRHKRTHTGDKPFSCETCNYKSAERCNLLQHKMRIHTDTELQDLL